A region of the Candidatus Rokuibacteriota bacterium genome:
GCCCGCGCCCGTGATCAGCCATCTCTCCATGTGCGGAAGGGCCTCCCTTCAGTCGGGGACGTGAAACGGGTACATGTCCGGGGCAGCGTCGTCGTACTCGCTCGAGATCAGCTGGATCCAGCGCGCGTCCGTGACCGCGTCGAGCCGGTGCGCCTCGAACGGCCGCACCACGAACGCGTCGCCCTTCACGAATCGTCGCCGGTCAGTCGCGCCGCTGGCGACGTCAACGAAGGTGGCGGCCACTTCGCCGTCGAGGATGAAGAACAACTCCAATGACGTCTTGTGATAGTGGTGGCCCCGGGACGCGCCCGCCGCGCTCTCCACATAGTTCAGCTCGCGCCCCCAGTCTACCCGCGCGATTCCGCGGAACAACCCACGCGCGTCGGTCCGGCTGACATACGGAGGCACGATATCCATGGGACACGCCCGCCGCCGCTAGAGGCGGCGCGGCTCCGTGGCTCCCGACAGCGCCTGCTCGCCGGCGAACAGACGAGCGTAGAGTGGGTCGCGGGCCAGCGCCGTCCGGTGGTCGCCCACCGTCGTCACCATCCCATCTGCCATGACGGCAATCTGATCGGCGTGCTCGATCGTGGCCAGTCGGTGGGCGATCACCACGATCGTCTTGCTCCCGTGCATCTGCCGCAACGTCCGGCTCACGTGCTCCTCGGACAGGGCGTCGAGGGCGCTCGTCGGCTCGTCGAGGATCAACACGTCCGGGTCCTGGAGGAAGACCCGCGCGAGGGCCAGGCGCTGGCGCTGGCCGCCGGACAGCCTGAGTCCGCGATCGGCGATCATCGTCTCGCACCTGTCGGGGAGCGAGTCGACGAACTCCTGGAGCCCGGCCCGCGCGAGCGCCTCGGAGACCGCAGCATCCGAGCAGCCGTCGAGGCCGAAGGTCAGATTGTTCCGGATCGTGTCGCGAAACAGAACGGTGTCCTGGCTGACGAACCCGATCTTCCGCCGCAGCGACACGACATCGTACTCCTGGACCGGGACTCCATCGATGAGCACGCGCCCGCGCATCGGCTCGTAGAGGCGTGGAATCAGGTCCATGAGCGTCGACTTCCCCGCGCCGGACGGTCCGACGAGCGCCGTGGTCCGCCGCGCCGGGATGGTCAGCGACACCTCCCGTAGCGCGGGCACGGCGCCCGTGGGATAGGAGAATGTCACGCCGTCGAACGCAATGGCTTCTCGCACACCCTCGAACGGCCGGCGGCCGCCGGGGCTCTGCCGCGCCCGGTTCGCGTCGCGAATGAGCTGCTCGATCGAGCCAAGGCTGCCGGCCAGGGCCGCGAGCTGGTGGGCGCTGCCGTTGGCCCGCCGGATCACTGGCATCAAACGCAGGATGACGAAGCTGAAGAGGGCCAGGCTCGCGAGCGTCAGGCCGAGGGCCTCCACCGCCAGGAACAAGATGAGGAACGTGCCGAAGATGAGCAGCAGCTCGACCAGCGCCTCCATGCTCGCCTGGTTGCGCACGATCAGGGCGATGCGTGCCGCCAGCCCGGCGGACACCAGGCTGCCCTTCCGGGCTTCGACCTGCTCCTGTCCGGACATGCGGACCAGGCGGATGCCCGACAGCTTCTCGTCGACGATCGCGGTGTAGGCGTTGTTCAGCTCCGAGACCGCTTTGCCCAGCGCCCGTGCCGTCGGGAACTTGCCCCTGATGACGACGCCGCTCAGAATCAAGAGCCCGGTGACCAGACCGGTCAGCGGCGGGGACACCAGAACCAGCAATGCCACGTAGACGGCGATGAGCGCGGCGGCCGCAAGCAGCTCGGTGGCATGGAGGAGCCCGTTGCTCGCGCGTTGCGCGTCGAGCGTCAGCGCGTTCACGAGACGGCCGTGCCCGGCAGCGAGGTGAAAGCCGAAGTCCGCCTCGATGAAGCTCGTGAGCGTCTCGCTCCGCAGGCGCGCGCTCGCATCCCGCTGGATGTCGGCGGCGTACGCCGTGCGAACGTACATGAACAGCTGGCGGAGTCCGATCGGCACCACCGCAAGGAGAAGCAGAATCGCAAAGCTCGGAGCCACGCCGACGGTCGCACAGATCGCCGTCACCGCCCTCCAGTAGACGTTCGGTCTGGCAGGCAGGCCGGACTCGATGAACTGCAGGATGGGCAGCAACGACCCGACCCCGAACCCTTCGAACACCGCATACAGGAGAGTCAACCCGACGAGCACGACAGCCTTCCGAGGTCGCACGCGCAGCGAGCGGGCCAGGGCCGCTCGCGACGCGACCCGCCCCCTGAAGCCCCGCACCGTCCGCCGTCCAGTCACGCGTCCATCGCTCCCTCTCGCCGTCTAGCAGCTCTTCAGGAATTCCCGCGCCATCTCCCCGAGTCCGACCACGTCGTCGGCCGGGCGGCACACGTCGAGGATGGCGAGAGCGTAATGCTCCAGATCGGCTCGCGCCGAAGCGGGGTCGAACGCCTCGAGGTACTCGCGCATGCGCGCAGGCGCCGTCGAGTAGTCCCTGACGACCAGGACCGATTTCAGGATATCCCACGAGGCACCGCCGAAGATCACGACCGGCTTTCCCATGACGATGGCTTCGAGCCCTGCGGTACCGCTGATGGTCAGAACCCCGCACGAGCGGCGGATCGCCTCCTTGCCGTGAATCCGCGGCGACATGAGGCGCACGTTCGGGTAGCGCAGCATTTCCCGGTAGTGCGACAGCTTTCGGAGGTGCATCACCGGATGCTCCTTCACGTACACCATGTATCGCATGTCCACGGCGCGAGAGATCTTGGCGATGCACTCCACCTGATCTTGCTCCCAGTACGAGTAGAGCTTGAGGCCCGCCTCCGGTTCCTCATGCAGGGGGAAGT
Encoded here:
- a CDS encoding cupin domain-containing protein, which translates into the protein MDIVPPYVSRTDARGLFRGIARVDWGRELNYVESAAGASRGHHYHKTSLELFFILDGEVAATFVDVASGATDRRRFVKGDAFVVRPFEAHRLDAVTDARWIQLISSEYDDAAPDMYPFHVPD
- a CDS encoding ABC transporter ATP-binding protein: MTGRRTVRGFRGRVASRAALARSLRVRPRKAVVLVGLTLLYAVFEGFGVGSLLPILQFIESGLPARPNVYWRAVTAICATVGVAPSFAILLLLAVVPIGLRQLFMYVRTAYAADIQRDASARLRSETLTSFIEADFGFHLAAGHGRLVNALTLDAQRASNGLLHATELLAAAALIAVYVALLVLVSPPLTGLVTGLLILSGVVIRGKFPTARALGKAVSELNNAYTAIVDEKLSGIRLVRMSGQEQVEARKGSLVSAGLAARIALIVRNQASMEALVELLLIFGTFLILFLAVEALGLTLASLALFSFVILRLMPVIRRANGSAHQLAALAGSLGSIEQLIRDANRARQSPGGRRPFEGVREAIAFDGVTFSYPTGAVPALREVSLTIPARRTTALVGPSGAGKSTLMDLIPRLYEPMRGRVLIDGVPVQEYDVVSLRRKIGFVSQDTVLFRDTIRNNLTFGLDGCSDAAVSEALARAGLQEFVDSLPDRCETMIADRGLRLSGGQRQRLALARVFLQDPDVLILDEPTSALDALSEEHVSRTLRQMHGSKTIVVIAHRLATIEHADQIAVMADGMVTTVGDHRTALARDPLYARLFAGEQALSGATEPRRL